A genomic stretch from Mycobacterium cookii includes:
- a CDS encoding WbqC family protein: MSDEMRLGIMQPYFFPHLAHFALIDHVDRWVVMDMTQYTPKTWMNRNRVLHPSEGPMYLTVPVHGSSFHKLTREIALHDPDAALRSITGKLQHYRRVAPYSRQVVELVERAFSERSDDSLVALDSAALRVTCEYLSIDFNFAICSELGLDLSGIEHTWQWSLRISQQLGATEYLNPVGGAALFRPAEMEAAGIRLRLLDLAPMTYRVAAPFTFVPSLSVLDVLMWNDPKDVTAYIRHQSHIVRPEDVRA, encoded by the coding sequence GTGTCTGACGAAATGCGGCTCGGAATCATGCAGCCGTACTTCTTCCCTCACCTCGCTCATTTCGCATTAATCGACCACGTCGATCGTTGGGTGGTAATGGACATGACGCAGTACACACCCAAGACATGGATGAACCGCAACCGAGTCTTACACCCGTCCGAAGGGCCCATGTACCTGACGGTTCCGGTGCACGGTAGCTCGTTCCACAAGCTCACACGCGAAATTGCCCTGCACGACCCCGACGCAGCCCTGCGGTCCATCACGGGCAAACTCCAGCACTATCGCCGAGTGGCGCCATACTCTCGGCAGGTTGTTGAACTGGTCGAGCGGGCGTTCTCGGAGCGCTCGGATGACTCGCTTGTGGCGCTGGACTCTGCAGCTCTTCGGGTCACATGCGAGTACTTGTCAATCGACTTCAACTTTGCGATCTGCTCGGAGCTCGGGCTGGACTTGTCCGGCATCGAGCACACCTGGCAGTGGTCTCTGCGGATTTCGCAGCAACTTGGCGCCACCGAGTACCTGAACCCGGTCGGGGGAGCCGCGTTATTCCGACCAGCTGAGATGGAGGCCGCCGGTATCCGTCTTCGATTACTGGACTTGGCGCCCATGACCTACCGTGTGGCTGCGCCTTTTACGTTCGTTCCATCGCTGTCCGTTCTCGACGTGCTGATGTGGAACGACCCGAAAGACGTGACCGCTTACATCAGGCACCAATCGCATATCGTGCGGCCAGAGGACGTCCGTGCGTGA
- a CDS encoding class I SAM-dependent methyltransferase: protein MRKDVKRLSDIYLPLDAAIGGDLDALRWPAKPSDLAARYAVLLSPIDFSDYSKDEPLRLLDVGCGLGLLLEYLTANSLLDRVHYTGVDLVDPILKEARRRWPKHRFDQRDIRDKPYEKDEFDYCIVCGVFTGKHGNTYDETRALAQDTLKAAWPSVKMGLAFNSMSKHVDWQRDDLFHWPLDEIMAFCKRDLSRHVTFRLDYGLWEAATLVRKEPLPRLNEVPSNW from the coding sequence ATGCGCAAGGATGTCAAGCGACTGTCAGACATTTACCTACCGCTCGATGCCGCAATTGGCGGTGACCTCGATGCCCTTCGGTGGCCCGCAAAGCCATCCGACCTCGCTGCGAGGTATGCAGTACTACTTTCCCCTATCGACTTCAGCGACTACTCGAAGGACGAGCCGCTACGATTGCTCGACGTTGGTTGCGGTCTTGGACTTCTACTTGAATATCTGACCGCGAACTCGCTTTTGGATCGCGTCCATTATACAGGGGTTGACCTGGTTGATCCGATACTTAAAGAGGCGCGGCGGCGATGGCCAAAGCATCGCTTCGATCAGCGTGATATCCGCGATAAGCCGTATGAGAAAGACGAGTTCGATTATTGCATTGTCTGCGGAGTTTTTACAGGCAAACACGGTAACACATATGACGAAACCCGCGCACTTGCACAGGACACGCTGAAGGCGGCATGGCCATCGGTGAAAATGGGACTCGCCTTTAACTCGATGTCGAAACATGTTGACTGGCAACGCGATGATCTATTTCATTGGCCTCTCGACGAGATCATGGCTTTCTGCAAACGCGATCTCAGCAGGCACGTTACTTTTCGGCTTGACTACGGACTATGGGAAGCTGCGACGCTTGTCCGTAAGGAGCCACTGCCACGGCTTAATGAAGTGCCTTCGAACTGGTGA
- a CDS encoding tol-pal system YbgF family protein, protein MALGHDSVLTNRLDLDDRRTIVLGGNLLIRHGLEPPKNPIFYNLEQLGDDLPSMTLPAFSDLFRRYPTWDYSQANIERLAALGLPRPTYVPIGYVPELTRISPAPEDIDVLFYGASYERRYAILKDLHDRGLRVKWLSGVYGASRDAWIARSKIVLNIHYWQAKIFEITRVSYLLANRRAVVSERGDDPTLERDVEAGVAFADYGELVDRCVELLGDERARRELAERGYQAFSARSQADILHRALAGLKGVTHETAAPDDPRSDVRRKGDVRPDGKDQLADHQLRERQLFKHKFAPDRDLWLAKVKRNPEDARSVFFLAETSFQMGDFVDARKWYAHRVAMGGSDEEVYWAMYRLAESMVELGEPWPDVQEAYLKAWEFRPTRAEALYAIAFRCRAMQRYRRGYLFAQWAAEIPFPDDDLFVLGYFAEIYAWRATDEQATCAFWIGKHGEAFELCRRLLARPDIPDPDRQRIATNRDFSVPAMIEAAAPYPDTLVQSLIAGPGAADVTVSLVAGQDLQTTEHTINSFLNCCLDASRVKRFLVLDTGLSDSDRAKLLRRYGFIKFARSVLKDKPAAQLAQLRARVDGRLWLHLGEGWRFFAPENLITRLTAVLDAEPEVFQVGINFADAVKLTGASAAEQAIRRTSDTGRYLLTAMMATGPAMFDTARLDRAVGVEKIDPDPGRPPAARLRTASLDEVLCILGMPGQA, encoded by the coding sequence TTGGCACTTGGCCATGACTCGGTGCTGACCAACCGTCTCGATCTCGACGACCGCCGCACCATCGTGCTCGGCGGAAACCTCCTCATTCGGCACGGCTTGGAGCCGCCGAAAAACCCGATCTTCTATAACCTCGAGCAATTGGGTGACGACTTGCCCTCGATGACGTTGCCGGCGTTCTCCGATCTTTTCCGGCGCTACCCGACGTGGGATTACAGTCAAGCCAACATCGAGCGGCTCGCTGCCCTAGGACTGCCCCGGCCCACCTACGTTCCAATCGGATACGTCCCCGAGCTGACCCGAATCTCCCCAGCCCCCGAGGACATCGACGTCCTGTTCTACGGCGCGTCCTACGAGCGCCGATACGCCATTCTCAAGGACCTGCACGACCGAGGTCTTCGCGTCAAATGGCTATCGGGCGTCTACGGCGCAAGTCGCGACGCCTGGATCGCACGCTCGAAGATCGTTCTCAACATCCACTACTGGCAAGCGAAAATCTTTGAAATCACCCGTGTTTCCTATCTGCTCGCCAATAGACGCGCAGTGGTCTCAGAGCGCGGCGACGATCCGACATTGGAGCGCGACGTGGAGGCCGGCGTCGCGTTCGCGGATTACGGCGAACTGGTCGACCGCTGTGTGGAGCTCCTCGGCGACGAGCGTGCGCGACGCGAGCTCGCCGAACGGGGCTACCAAGCTTTCTCCGCTCGCAGCCAGGCCGACATTTTGCACCGCGCGCTGGCAGGCCTCAAGGGTGTCACCCATGAGACCGCTGCGCCAGACGACCCGCGCAGCGACGTGCGCCGCAAAGGCGATGTGCGACCCGACGGCAAAGACCAGCTCGCAGATCATCAGCTCCGCGAGCGCCAACTGTTCAAGCATAAATTTGCGCCCGACCGCGATCTGTGGCTGGCCAAGGTCAAACGCAATCCCGAGGATGCACGGTCGGTCTTCTTCCTCGCCGAAACGTCTTTCCAAATGGGCGATTTCGTCGACGCGCGAAAATGGTATGCGCATCGGGTCGCGATGGGGGGCAGCGACGAGGAGGTCTACTGGGCGATGTACCGGCTCGCCGAGTCAATGGTGGAACTCGGTGAGCCGTGGCCGGATGTCCAGGAGGCCTACCTCAAGGCGTGGGAGTTTCGCCCGACCCGCGCTGAGGCGTTGTATGCCATCGCCTTTCGGTGTCGCGCCATGCAGCGCTACCGGCGCGGTTACCTGTTCGCCCAGTGGGCCGCCGAGATCCCGTTTCCCGACGACGACCTGTTTGTCCTCGGATACTTCGCAGAGATCTACGCCTGGCGCGCAACCGATGAGCAGGCGACTTGCGCATTCTGGATCGGTAAGCACGGCGAGGCTTTTGAGCTGTGCCGGCGCCTGCTGGCCCGCCCCGACATCCCCGACCCTGATCGGCAACGGATCGCGACCAACCGCGACTTTTCGGTGCCAGCCATGATCGAGGCCGCCGCACCGTACCCCGACACCCTGGTGCAATCCCTGATTGCCGGCCCCGGTGCGGCCGACGTCACCGTAAGCCTGGTCGCCGGACAGGACCTCCAGACCACCGAGCACACCATCAACTCGTTCCTGAACTGCTGCCTCGATGCGTCACGGGTGAAGCGCTTCCTTGTGCTCGACACCGGCCTGTCGGACTCCGACCGCGCGAAGCTGTTGCGGCGCTACGGGTTTATCAAGTTCGCCCGTTCCGTTCTCAAGGACAAGCCCGCCGCCCAGCTCGCACAGCTGCGCGCCAGGGTCGACGGACGGTTGTGGCTGCACCTGGGCGAAGGTTGGCGGTTCTTCGCCCCTGAGAACCTCATCACCCGCCTCACCGCGGTACTCGACGCCGAACCAGAGGTGTTTCAGGTCGGCATCAACTTCGCCGACGCGGTCAAGCTCACCGGCGCCAGCGCCGCCGAGCAGGCGATACGCCGGACATCCGACACCGGCCGCTACCTGCTGACCGCGATGATGGCCACCGGCCCGGCGATGTTCGACACCGCACGGCTGGATCGGGCCGTCGGCGTGGAGAAGATTGACCCCGACCCGGGGCGACCGCCTGCCGCCCGGCTGCGCACCGCCAGCCTGGACGAAGTGCTCTGCATACTAGGTATGCCGGGCCAGGCGTAA
- a CDS encoding class I SAM-dependent methyltransferase, with the protein MVDRTGHSAICAEIRIEAGQVARRLTFATNASLRLDTRIPEMVTCQERCCRIGRYSGRGRGDGVAGAAYRRGCSGSPRRGGWDRPMAVEISGVTVCPSDDLITAAYLDYPRPGPVDADAFEVNGWVVSKAPVAEVEFVHEQSVLASCELNVSRPDVAEVYGSSSSPVGFAKAVGTVGLAPDFTVGVRVVFQDGRRHEIANIRGRQSRQRGAGPVHGFDDAANSFRMLGVPYLDFLRALHTHLTPRTYLEVGTETGSSLALAGCDAIAVDPQFQLDGNATGDRKRTFFFQMSSDTFFATENVRELLGRPVDMVFLDGMHRFEFLLRDLIGTEAACHPRSLILLHDCVPLNPRMALRQWLPGGPSETETAPFWTGDVWKLLPILKKYRPDLRLHVLDCPPTGLVAITRVDPASHVLDDRYYDIIDEHAATVMDEYRLRSLWEELEMTDSAALCEEPDRLTEVFSLY; encoded by the coding sequence GTGGTCGACCGCACTGGCCATTCGGCGATCTGCGCAGAAATCCGCATCGAGGCGGGCCAGGTAGCGCGGCGCTTGACCTTCGCGACTAACGCCAGCTTACGTCTTGACACCAGGATTCCTGAGATGGTGACATGCCAGGAGAGATGTTGTCGCATAGGGCGTTACAGCGGCAGGGGACGCGGCGACGGTGTTGCCGGTGCAGCGTATCGCCGTGGATGTAGCGGCAGCCCTCGGCGAGGAGGATGGGATCGCCCCATGGCGGTGGAGATATCCGGGGTCACGGTGTGCCCCAGCGATGACCTGATCACCGCTGCTTACCTCGACTACCCGCGACCCGGTCCGGTCGATGCAGACGCGTTCGAGGTCAACGGCTGGGTCGTAAGCAAGGCACCTGTAGCCGAGGTGGAGTTCGTCCACGAGCAAAGTGTGCTCGCAAGCTGCGAGCTAAATGTTTCGCGGCCCGACGTAGCCGAAGTGTATGGCAGCAGTTCGTCACCAGTGGGGTTCGCGAAGGCGGTCGGAACGGTCGGACTCGCACCCGATTTCACCGTTGGGGTAAGGGTTGTCTTCCAGGATGGTCGCCGACACGAGATCGCGAACATACGCGGAAGGCAATCAAGACAACGGGGAGCGGGCCCAGTGCACGGCTTTGACGATGCGGCCAACTCGTTCCGCATGCTCGGTGTGCCGTACCTCGACTTCCTTCGCGCATTGCACACCCATCTGACGCCGCGCACATACTTGGAGGTCGGCACAGAGACGGGGTCTTCGCTGGCGCTCGCGGGTTGCGATGCGATCGCGGTGGACCCTCAGTTCCAGCTTGACGGTAACGCCACTGGCGACCGCAAGCGCACGTTCTTCTTCCAGATGTCGTCGGACACCTTCTTTGCGACCGAAAACGTGCGGGAGTTGCTGGGACGGCCAGTGGACATGGTCTTCTTGGATGGCATGCACCGGTTCGAATTCCTGCTACGCGATCTGATCGGGACCGAGGCTGCCTGTCATCCCCGCTCACTGATCCTCCTGCATGATTGCGTGCCTTTGAATCCGCGGATGGCATTGCGGCAGTGGTTGCCGGGCGGTCCCTCGGAGACGGAAACTGCTCCCTTTTGGACGGGTGATGTTTGGAAGTTGCTGCCGATCCTGAAAAAGTACCGCCCGGATCTGCGGCTACATGTGCTGGACTGCCCGCCGACCGGCCTGGTCGCCATCACCCGCGTCGACCCTGCATCGCACGTTTTAGACGATCGCTACTACGACATCATCGATGAGCACGCCGCAACCGTTATGGACGAATACCGACTGCGGTCGTTATGGGAGGAACTCGAAATGACCGACTCGGCTGCGCTCTGCGAGGAACCCGACCGCCTGACCGAGGTGTTCAGCCTCTACTGA